TAGTATTTTGTAATTAtctttgcttttttttttttctagtTTTATTTCCAAACCTTATAGAATAATTGATCTAAATCTTTATAATAagattcaatatttttatcattgaCATTTTGACCTAATGaaccaaaatttttaatataaaGTTGATCTAAATGATACCTTATAAATTGACattgttttatattataaCATTTGGAATAAtacaataatttcaatccGTCAATAGTCAAGTTTTTACatgatttataattttgCAACGCttgatttggatttgtAGTAACATTATTTTCAGAAGAATTAGGATTGGTATTAGTTGAATTAAATAGGCTTGACCAAAATTGAGATATTGaatgattattattcaattgaatcaaataattttcaatttcagcACAATTTATTTGTGCCACTATTTGATGattgttttgaattttataattttcaaaatccaaaaattcttgttcattAGTAAATTGTGGTGGTAATTGATTGAGTTTATCATTGACTATTCGAGAATATTTATCTAGTTCAAATTTGTTAGAATCTTGACGTATTTCTTGTTCTAAAactttttgtaaatcaCTTGGTAGATCATCAAGACTGTCATCTgtatttgatgatttagtGAACGGCCACATCGATTCTATGAATGTTTTTAACGGATAAGAGTATACTTGAATGAGGTTTGGTTGAGCTGAGGTTTTtaaaactatttttttttttcctacAACTTGTCTCCcacatttttttcttcgatttaattcttttctatttttcaaactaaatacatacatacataaaAACATCAACTTCGTCAACTTCTTTCTAATATTCCTTCAAATAACCTACTTATTTCTAATTCAAATATGGTCAATATATTAGATGTAGCATCATTGTCATTATTGTTctcttgattttttttcaacctCATACGAAGGCCATCAATCTTCGATATTATTGCAATTCTTAATCGAGTAACAATTGGTAATAAACGTGTCAATTCAGTAACATTCATTTTAATCAACTTAGTTTGTTGATTGCCATTATTCAATACAATGTTATACccatcaattaaaaaactCAATTGTAAATCGATCTTCTGCcagaatttaaaaaaaatcactAAATTTTGCATATTAATatgtaaattattatttttcgACCAAGTTTCATTGAAAAGTGTCTTATAGTTATTCACATAATCCTCTAAATCACCAAGAATCTTTATATAATATTCGATTTGTCCATACAAGACCAGTTTTTGTTGTATTGATACCCATATAACACTAATCACCGTAGACAattcttgtaataattgaatcaaaGAATAATTAATTTCCAGTTCggtttgttgtttaatgaattttctTTGTATTTGCAATAATGTTTCATCgatataattgattaatttagaTTGTTGTGCTGACGTGATTTGTGACTGACCTAGATTAGTTAAAGTATTCTGGAACTCTTGTTTAAGCAATTGATAAGATTCATTAAAAGGTAATGTGATTTGGTGTAATTGGTTGATTTCCACATCTTCTAAATCAGAATCTGCATTTGTAGTAGCATCATTGATATTGTCATTAAATGCATTTCCTGTTTGTGGTTGTAGCGCAGGGTCATTGC
The sequence above is a segment of the Candida albicans SC5314 chromosome 3, complete sequence genome. Coding sequences within it:
- a CDS encoding uncharacterized protein (Ortholog of C. dubliniensis CD36 : Cd36_86510, C. parapsilosis CDC317 : CPAR2_206110, Candida tenuis NRRL Y-1498 : CANTEDRAFT_112184 and Debaryomyces hansenii CBS767 : DEHA2F17292g); this translates as MFLCMYVFSLKNRKELNRRKKCGRQVVGKKKIVLKTSAQPNLIQVYSYPLKTFIESMWPFTKSSNTDDSLDDLPSDLQKVLEQEIRQDSNKFELDKYSRIVNDKLNQLPPQFTNEQEFLDFENYKIQNNHQIVAQINCAEIENYLIQLNNNHSISQFWSSLFNSTNTNPNSSENNVTTNPNQALQNYKSCKNLTIDGLKLLYYSKCYNIKQCQFIRYHLDQLYIKNFGSLGQNVNDKNIESYYKDLDQLFYKVWK
- a CDS encoding TFIIH complex subunit (Ortholog(s) have cytoplasm, holo TFIIH complex localization): MNIDNTNDISSPPTPIHPAPNEELTNGVPTNTLLADSNIDLNPDLYEEEEMDIEEAKSNIVDEIPPENLTSNDPALQPQTGNAFNDNINDATTNADSDLEDVEINQLHQITLPFNESYQLLKQEFQNTLTNLGQSQITSAQQSKLINYIDETLLQIQRKFIKQQTESEINYSLIQLLQELSTVISVIWVSIQQKSVLYGQIEYYIKILGDLEDYVNNYKTLFNETWSKNNNLHINMQNLVIFFKFWQKIDLQLSFLIDGYNIVLNNGNQQTKLIKMNVTELTRLLPIVTRLRIAIISKIDGLRMRLKKNQENNNDNDATSNILTIFELEISRLFEGILERS